The window AAATAGGTCAGCACTAGGTGCCTCGACTACCAAAGCTGCTAAAAGGGCAAAAACGCCATAAGGAGCTGCTAACATGATCAGGTCTATAAGTTTTAAAATAACTTCATTAAATCCGTCAAAAAAAGCTTTAACGGGTCTGGCTGTTTCTTCCGGAATAAGTATCAGTCCGATACCAAAGAAAATGGCAAAGAAAATCACTTGCAGCATATTGCCGTTATCACTTGCAGCATTAAATATATTGCTCGGTACCAGATCTTCCAGGGCCTGTAAGGGACCTGCATCTTTTTGCTTTTCTGCGTCGGCAATCTTACTGCTGGCATCCCCACTGTAGTTTTCCATTAATTCATTCCGGGTTTCTTCTTTTATGGTCTTCCCCGGTTGAATTATATTAACAACGGTAAGGCCGATAGAAACGGCAATAACAGTGGTAACGATATAGGTTCCGATCGTTCTGCCTCCCATTTTTGAAAGCTTGGAAATATCTTTCAGGTCAGATACACCTTTTATAAGGGATGCCAGGATCAGCGGAACTGCGATTAATTTTAAAGCATTAATGAAAATATCACCAAAGGGTTTAACCCAGTCTGTCACAAAATCCGGCCCCCAATCGAAACGTATCATAAGCAACGCAAAGAGCACTCCGAACAACATGCCCAATAGTATTTGCCAATGTAAAGCTATTTTCTTCATAAAGATTGATTTAGTTTAATTGTGTGCATCTATAGTTTAGATGCCCTGTTAAGTAAGTAATAATCTGCCAATACCAATGCCGCCATAGCCTCTACTATAGGTACGGCTCTCGGCACAACACAAGGGTCGTGCCGGCCCTTGCCCTGCATTTTTACAATATTACCTTCTTTATCTATGGTCTCGTACTCCTGAATTAGGGTCGCAACGGGTTTGAACGCTACATTAAAGTATATATCCATACCGTTACTGATCCCTCCCTGAATACCTCCGCTAAAATTGGTTTGGGTGGTTCCGTCTGTATTAAACTTATCGTTATGGTCAGAACCCTTCATTTTTGACCCTTTAAAGCCACTCCCGTATTCAAATCCCTTAACAGCGTTAATAGACAACATTGCTTTTCCCAGTTCGGCATGCAACCTGTCAAAAACAGGTTCTCCGAGGCCTACAGGAACATTTTTTATCACACAGCTGACAATGCCTCCTACAGTATCTCCTTCTTTTCGGATCTGCTTGATATATGTTTCCATTTCAGAAGCCTTCTGAGCATCCGGACATCTCACTATATTGGTCTCGGCTACTTCTAAATGAAGATCTTCATAAGATTTATTCAGCTCAATTGCTCCTACAGAAGACACATAAGCCTGAAATTGTATATCTTTAAGTACCTGCTTAGCTATTGCTCCGGCTACCACTCTGCACGCAGTCTCACGGGCAGAACTACGTCCACCTCCCCGGTAATCCCTAAAACCATATTTCTGATCGTACACGTAATCGGCATGACTTGGCCGGTAGCTGTCTTTTATATGTGAATAATCGTGAGACTTCTGATTGGTGTTTTCGATCATAAAGCCTATAGAGGTTCCGGTTGTCTTTCCTTCAAAAATACCTGATAAAAAACGTACTTCGTCCGGTTCTTTTCTTTGGGTCACAATGGCCGACTGACCGGGTTTTCTACGATCCAGATCTCTCTGGACCGCTTCTAAATCTATTTCGACACCCGCAGGACATCCATCTATTACCCCGCCCAGTGCTTCTCCGTGTGATTCTCCAAAAGTGGTTACCTTAAACAGGTTTCCAAAGGAATTTCCCGCCATATAGTTTTGGTTTTTGTTCAAAAATAAAGTTTAAAACAAATAAACAAAAATTAAATACCTCTAATCATAAATTAATATGGTTTTGATCGAGTTGACATTAACTTAACAATCAACTCATATTTAATTAATTACAGTTTAATATTTGATTAAAACTGAAATTCTTTTTTTGTATAAACAATTAAGCATTGAGAAAAAGAAAAGTTGAAATAGTTGTCATATCAGATATACATTTAGGCACATACGGCTGTCATGCAGGGGAATTACTCTCTTATCTGAATAGTGTCAATCCCAAAAAATTAATCTTAAACGGAGATATCATAGATATCTGGCAATTTAGAAAACGTTTTTTTCCCAAAACACACCTGCAAGTCATCAAAAAAATCATAGATCTTTCCACTAAGGGTACAGAAGTGTATTACATAACAGGAAATCACGATGAAATGCTCCGCAAGTTCAGCGATGTGTCTATGGGAAATATACATATCCTCGACAAACTCATCCTGAATTTAGATGGAAAAAAAGCCTGGATCTTTCATGGCGACATCTTTGATGCCTCGATACAACACACCAAATGGATTGCCAAGCTGGGAGGCTGGGGATATGATTTCCTGATCTTGTTTAACAGGTTCATTAACCGGATATTGGTTGGACTGGGAAAAGAGAAGTATTCGCTTTCCAAAAAAATAAAGAACAGCGTTAAAAAAGCCATTAAGTATATAGGGGATTTTGAAAAGGCTGCGGCAGACCTGGCCATTGAGAACGGATATAAGTATGTAATATGCGGACATATCCATCAACCCCAAATGATACGGAAAACCAATAAACACGGAACGTGCTTATATCTTAATTCAGGCGACTGGATAGAAAACCTGACGGCTCTGGAGTATCATAACAAGCGTTGGGAACTCTATCACTTCAGTCAGGATAAACTCAGTCCGTTTTATTCTGACGAAGACCTTAAATCTTTAAATTACAAAGAGTTGCTGGCGGCAATAACCATTACCGGTAAAAAATAACCTTGCGATTATTGATAAACCTTCACCCAATCGACAATCATCTGTACCGGTAAATCTTCCGGATTGGCTTTCCCAACCCAGCTCCCCTCCAGTTGCATATCGATCATCAGGTAAAATGGCTGGTCGAAAGGCCATTGTGTTGCATCTGCATCTTTTAATTTGGGATATTCAAATGTTGGTTCACCATTAAGGGTAAACACCAGTTTGTCCGGATACCATTCCAGTCCATATACATTAAACTGTTCCGTATCTGCTTTTGCTGTGGCGTAATACGGCGGGTTTTCTTTTTCCTTGAGTACCAGGGTGTAATACGAATGAACTGTTTGATAAATCTTATCCTCGTAATTCAAATGTTCCATGATATCGATCTCTCCATTTTTGGGATAGGCACCATACTTCGGTTTGTCTGCCAACATCCATATGGCCGGCCAGGCTCCCTGAGCACTCTCTAACTTAGCCCGGATCTCTATCTTACCATACTGAAAAGAAAATTTAGCTTTGGTTTCAACACCTCCTGTTAAATACGGTACGGTATCTTTATTAAATTCCGGTTTTACAATTCCCATCAGGTGCAGGTTTCCATTTTCAATCTTGTAGCAATCATCGTAATCGGTCATATAGTTAGCCCAATCGGCCTTTCCTCTTTTGATTTTGGTCCATTTCGTGTCATCCAGCACTCCTTCCTCGTTAAAATCATCTTGCCAGATTAATTTCCACTTTCCGTTTTTCCCTATGGATGTGTCAGTAGATTTACAGCCCATCAACAGGCATATACTTAAAACCGATAAATATTTTTTCATAATCAAACCAATGCTTCTTTTAATATACTGACCGGATGCTTCGCGATCCGCTTGGTACCATCGTAAATCTGGTGCCTGCAGCTGGTTCCGTTAGCAGCTATAATTGTTTCAGAAGACGATTTTTTAATCGCAGGGAACAAGCGCTGAGAGCCAACTTTCATACTTACCTCGTAGTGTTCTTTTTCGTAACCGAACGATCCGGCCATACCACAGCATCCTGAATTGATGATGCTGACATTGTAGTTTTCAGGAAGGTTCAGGGCGTCAAAGGTGACTTTTTGATTTGACAATGCCTTTTGATGGCAATGTCCGTGTATTTTTATTTCCTTATACTCCTTCGTGAACTTTGTGCCGTCGATATTCCCGTTCTCTATTTCCCTTGAAATAAATTCTTCAATCAAAAAGGCATTTTTGGAAACAAACAAGGCTGCTTCATCACCAGGTAACAATCTTAAATACTCGTCTCTGAAAGATAATACCGCCGAAGGTTCAAGTCCCAAAACAGGGCAATCATCACTAATAAGGTCTTTTAACCTGTCTACATTAATTTTTGCCAGTTTTTTGGCTTGCGACAAGAATCCTTTCGATATAAACGTTCTGCCGCTTTCACCGTAAAAAAGTTCAACATGATACCCTAAAGCTGTCAATAAATCTATAGCATCCTTCCCTAAACCAGTGTCTGAATATTGTGTGAATTCATCAATATATAAAATCACTTTTCCATATACATTATATTGATTTAGAGTAGATTTATTGTATTTACTGAAATTAAAACTTGAAATTTTAGGCAGACTACGATCCGGGGCTATACCTAGTATTTTTTTTAATATTTTTTGTGAAACCGGGTTGTTTACCATAAAAGGAAATAGACTGCCCAGCTTACTCAGTCTTGTGTTAAAAGCAAAGGCCTTATTTCGGAGACTGGTCCCGTTTACAGACTGGTATTGATGCAAAAACTCAGCCTTTAAAGAAGCTATATCAACGTTGCTCGGGCACTCACTACTACAGGCCTTACAGCTCAGGCACAGATCAAAAACCTCTTTTAGTTCGTGATGATTAAACCTGTTCAGCTCTTCAGAATTGGTTAAAAACTCCCTTAATGCATTGGCTCGTGCCCTGGTAGTGTCTTTTTCATCTTTTGTTGCGTGATAACTCGGACACATAGCGCCATTAGAATGATGTGTTTTCCTGCAATCACCACTTCCGTTACATTTTTCCGCAGCTCTTAGAATCCCTTCCGAATCGGAAAAATCCATATAGGTGGATATTTCAGGTTCTTTTCTGTCTTTAGTGTAACGCAAAGACTCATCCATAGCAACATAGTCTACTATTTTACCAGGATTAAATATGTTATTGGGATCAAAAACCTCTTTAATTTGTTTTAACAAGAGATAATTCCCTTCACCTATCATCAGTTTTATAAATTCAGACCTTACCCTTCCGTCTCCATGTTCGCCACTCATAGAGCCCTTATACTTTTTTACAAGTCGGGCCACATCTGTAGTTATAGCCCTGAATAAGGCAACACCTTCAGATGTTTTTAAATCGAGTATCGGACGTAAATGAAGCTCTCCGGCTCCGGCATGAGCATAGTAAACAGCTTTTTGGTCGTGCTTTTGCATAATGGTGTCGAATTCATCAATATAGTCTGATAAATCGCGGATTGCAACAGCAGTATCTTCTATGCAGGCGACAGCTTTTTGGTCACCCACAATGTTTCCCAATAGGCCTAAGCCTGCTTTTCTAAGCTCCATAGCTTTTCCTATACCATCACTATACAACGAAGGATGGGCATACGAAATACCTGTGTTTTCAAGGGTTTCAATTAATGACAATCGTTGTTTCTCCAGCAATTCAGGGTCATTATCAGCCAATTCCAGCATCAAAACAGCCTGCGGATCACCTTCAATAAAAAAACGGTTAGGAGCCTGTGACTTGTTGTTCTTAGTACAATCCAATATGATCTTATCCATCATTTCACAGGTATACAACCTATGCTCCATCACCGGAACAACAGCTTTACAGGCGTCACTTACACTCTTAAAGTGCGCTGCCACTATTACATTATGTTTAGGCGGCAGTTCATCGAGCTGAAGTTTGATCTTAGTGGTTATTGCCAGTGTCCCTTCACTACCTGTAAGCAAAGAACACATATTGAATTTACCTCCGTTCTCGTTAAATGGCAATAACTTTAAAAGTTCATCAACAGCATACCCCGTATTTCTCCTGTGAATATCGGGTTTGGGAAACTCATCTCTTATTTGTTGTTGATTTTCAGGGTTCTTCAACAACTCGTAAACGCTTCTGTATATAGCCCCTTCTAGTGATTCCAGCTCAAGCTTTTCCTTAAATTCATTTGCTGTTAAAGCTCTGAAAACAACCTCAGAGCCGTCAGAAAGCAATATTTCGAGTTCTAGAACTTTATCTCTGGTAACCCCATACCTGATAGAAGTGGTTCCGCTGGAATTATTTCCTACCATTCCTCCTATCATACATCGATTAGCTGTCGAAGTATTAGGACCGAAGAAAAGTCCATAGGATTTTAAATACTGGTTTAACTCATCCCTGATAACACCCGGCTCCACCGTTACCGTTTTATTCGCCTCATCTAACGAAATAATTTTTGTGAAGTGGCGTGAAACATCGACAATGATTCCGCTCCCCACACACTGACCTGCCAGAGACGTGCCGGCCGTACGGGGGATCAGTGAGGTGTTTTCCGTTACGGAAAAATCTATAAGCAGCTTAAGGTCGTATATATCCTTAGGAAAGGAAACAGCAATAGGTAATTCGCGGTATACTGAAGCATCAGTGGCATATATGGCCTTATGAAGTGCATCGAAATGCAATTCTCCATGAAGTTTCTTAACCAGCGTATCCAACTTAATTTTAGTGATCATTTTAAAAAACAAATAAAAATGTTGAACTAAATTAGCGCTGTTAACGTTATTAACAAAAACTAAACGTATGAAAAAATTATTTTTTTTAGGATTATTATCAATCGGATTTGCATTAACGGCTAATGCTCAGGAAGTTTCTGAAAATGCCTTGGGACTTCGTTTGGGCGATAGTGATGGTTTTGGTGCAGAAATTTCTTATCAAAGAGCTATTGGAACTAACAGCAACCGTCTTGAATTTGATCTGGGCTGGAGAGATAGCAATTATTGGGATGCTTTCAAGCTTACCGGTTTATACCAATGGGTAATGCCCATAGAGGGCAGGTTTAATTGGTATGTTGGCGCCGGTGGTGGTATCGGAAGCGTTGATTTTGATCATCCTGAAATCGATAACGACGACGACGGAGCATTTATTTTTGCTTCCGGCGATATTGGTATCGAGTATAATTTTAATATCCCTTTATTAATATCACTGGATTTTAGACCAGAAGTTGGATTGGTAGGATATAATGGTTTTGACGATGATTTTGATTTTGATATCGCTCTAGGGATCAGGTATCAATTTTAATAAAAAAATAACACAATTACAGGCCTTCTTATGATAAAGAAGGCTTTTTTTGTTAATGGTTTTTAAATAAACTTTTATTAGTTACATTAAAGTTTAACTTTGCACAAAGCTTAAAAAAAGAGATTTAATGAAAAAATTGGCATTTTTGATTCTTGCTGTTGTTATAACAGCATGTAATGGAGTTGAAAAAAATACGTATAACGTTACAGTTGATGCTGCATCGGTTAAAGACAGCACTAATGTGTATCTGCAAAAAGCGGAAGGTAATACGCCCCCGCAAATCATCGATACCCTTCAGGTTATAGATGGTAAGATTACATTTTCAGGCAAGGCTGAAACCCCTTCGGTACATGTTTTAGCCATAGAAGGTACCAGAGGAGCTATTCCTTTTATTGCTGAAGAGGGAAATATTAATATTATTGCCTACAAAGACAGCTTAAATGCTTCTGTCGTAAGCGGTACATCATCAAACGATGATTTTACAAAATTCTTGCAAGGAACAAAGGAAATGGCTAAAAAGGTTGCCGTACTTCGTCAGGAATTCAATACTGCAAGACAGCAAAACGACACCATTTCTATGAAAACCCTGCAAGAGGCTTTTGCTGACATTCAGGAAGAAAACAAAGAGTACGAATTAAACTTTATCAAGGAGAACCCCAATTCTTTTATTTCATTATTGGTAATGGAAAGGGTGTTGCAGTCAGGAGCCCATGGACCTGAGGTGTTATCTCCTATTTTTGACACATTTGCAGAAAACCTGAAGCAAATGGAACAAGGTCAAAAAATATCAGAAAAGTTAACCGAACTTAATAAACTAAGTGTTGGTGCGATAGCACCGGATTTTACGGCTCCTACTGTTGAGGGTGATTCATTAACTTTAAGTAAAACCAAAGGTAAAGTTACCCTTATTGACTTCTGGGCCGCGTGGTGTAAGCCATGTAGAGCTGAAAACCCGAATGTGGTAGCATTATACAATGATTATCATGATAAAGGATTGAATATTATCGGTGTTTCTTTAGACAGAAAAGAAGAAGACTGGATAAAGGCTATTGAAGATGACGGCCTGACATGGAATCATGTATCCAATTTAAAGTTCTGGCAGGATCCTGTAGCGCAATTATACAATATCAGATCGATTCCCGCTACATACCTTATCGATGCCGAAGGCAAAATTATCGCAAAAAACCTGAGAGGTGAAGCGCTAAGAACCAAGGTGGCAGAACTTTTAGATTAAGAACACATCATAAGATTGTAAAAACCGCCATAGAGCGGTTTTTTTATTTTTCACTATTTCAGCAGCTTATAAAAAACATTCAAAATAATATTCTTTTTTACTTGCACAGACTGAAAACTATAGTATATTTGCAACCGCTTTACCACCGATAAGACAGGTATAGCAAAGGCTGGGGAGATACTCAAGCGGCCAACGAGGACAGACTGTAAATCTGTTGGTTTTTACCTTCGCAGGTTCGAATCCTGCTCTCCCCACAAAAAAAGACCACCTGAAAATTCGGGGTGGTCTTTTTACTTTTTATATCTTTTGGATTTCATTTAGATCCTAAAAAAGGTCAGGTACGCATACCTGACCCCAAATTTTCCGATAGTTACCGGAACTTTATATTTTTAATATTATTTTAATTCAAACACCACACTCACATTAACTTTGATCTCCATTTCTCCAACAGAAATCGTTTGTCCTGGTCCACCGGCCGATTCGTTAAAATCCGTAGCTTTCATCCTGTAAACAGGCATTGGGGGCATTCCTACGGAAGTCTCATTTATGTATATGGCTTTTCCTGTTTGCTGTCCCAGAGCCTCTGCATACTCCTTTGCTTTTTGTTTGGCATTAACAACAGCTTTTACCCTTGCTTCTGATTTATACTGATCTATTTTTGAAGATTTAAACTCAACACCATCAATTCTGTTCACTCCGGAGTTTACCAGACCTTGTGACAACGCTTCATATTTGCGAAGATCCTTCAGTAAAATTGATACCGACTGATTGGCTACGTACTTATATTCTTTGGTTTGGTAATCGTAGTTCTTTCTCAAATTCAGATATTCGGTTTTTACATCTTTTTCATCAATCTTCATTTTCTTTAAGAAAGAAAAAACTTCGTTGATGGCTTTGTCATTTTTTTGCTTTACTTCTGATGCCGAATTCCCTTCGTGTTCTACTCTGACGTTAATCAAAACCTGATCCGGTGCAACAGTTACGACACCCTCGCCTGTTACGGATACTGAAGGAGAAATTTGTTTATTTTCCTGTGCTTGTAAACTCATTGTAGTCATAGCTACTAAAATTAATATTGCTTTTTTCATAGTTTAATATTTTTTCAGATCTATTACAACAGCCATGCCAAACTATATTTTTTTTGTCTTTTCAAGGACAAAAAGAATTACAATGGGAGCTGCTAGAAGCACAACCATCAAGGTATCGGTAAATAATAAATTCGGATAAAAGATCAACGTTGCGGCATACCCGCCGACAGCTCCTCCAAAATGAGCCGTATGCCCTATATTCCCTACCCTGTTTCGCATTCCATAGATCGAATACAGCAAGTACAGGATTCCGAAAATATAAGCCGGGATCGGAATCGGAATAAACATGAGTCCCAGTCGCATGTCGGGCTGTAGCAAGATGGCCGCATACAAAACCCCGGTTACCGCACCACTGGCACCAACAGCGCTGTAATGATATTCATCTTTATGAAAAAACAGCGCCAATAAATTTCCGGCGATCAAACTGATAACATATACCAGTAAAAACTTTACTGACCCGAAGTATATAATGACTACCGGAGCAAAAAAATAAAGGGTGAACATATTGAAAAACAAATGGGTCCAGTCTACATGCAAAAATCCGGAAGTCAACATGCGTATTTGTTCTCCCCTTCTGATACTTCCTACGTGAAATTTATATCGTTCGAAAAAAGAAAAGTCATTAAATCCTTTCATAGAAATAATGACATTGGCTGCTATAACAATAAGGGTAGCTAAATTCATTGTATTTGTAAAAGTTTAGACTCAAATATAATTATATTTGCTGAAGCAAAGAATCAATAAATGCAGTTACTGACATATCTTCTTGTTTACCCCTTACTATGGATGGTATCCAAGCTCCCTTTTTCTGTTTTTTACAGAGTCTCCGATTTTATGTATTTACTATTATACAGGCTTATCGGTTATCGAAAAAAGGTGGTCAGAAGTAATCTCAGGCTTGCTTTCCCGGAAAAACAGCCGGAAGAAATAAAGCAGATCGAAAAAAAATTCTACCATCATTTATGTGATCTGTTTATGGAGATGATCAAGTCTCTTACCATTTCAAAAGAAGAGATGCAAAAGCGTTTCAGGTTTAAAAACATCGAAGTCTTAAGGGCTTTTGAAGAACAGAACAAAAGTGTAGTGCTTTTATGCGGACATTATGCGAGCTACGAATGGTTAATGTCCTTGGGGTATCAGATCAGGCATAACGGATATGCGGTATATCAGCCTATTAACAACAAGTATTTTGATAAACTGGTAAAAAAAATCAGAACGAAGCACGGTGCCCACCTTATTTCCAGGTACGAAACCACCAAAACCATTTTACAGAAATACAAAGCGGGCGAATTAGCTCTATACGGATTAGCCATTGACCAGTCGCCCATGCCAAGCAGAGCCAGGTACTGGAGAAAGTTCTTTGGCATTAAAGTACCGGTCTTTGTCGGCGCAGAAAAAATTGCAAAAAGCCTGAATAGTCCGGTAATCTTTATGGATATACAAAAAATAAAACGAGGCTATTACGAAACCTCGTTTACTGTAATCTCCGAACAGCCAAAGGGCTTACCCGATTATGAAATCACCGACAGGTTCACACAGATGCTGGAAGCTCAAATAAGAAAAAAGCCGGAATATTACCTGTGGACACATAAAAGGTTCAAACACAAGGACAAAGCCCCTGAAGGAATCAAGGCTTGAAAACCAAAGTTACCACCACAATACAGTGATCTGTCACATAATCATCGCAGACAATCTCATAATCCAGTACCGACCATTTTTCAGGTTGATTGAACAGTACATGATCTATACATACCCTGGGGTTTGTTGAAGAATAGGTTGGTTGATATGCTTCTTTTACCTCAGGCTTTTTAAAAACCCGGTATAGTCTTTTCATAGTTTCGCTTTCCGGAGTAGCATTTAAATCTCCTGTCAATATGGTAGGGAATTTTTCGTCTTTAAATTCATCAACCAATGCATCGGCTTGCATCAGTCTGTCAGTTTCATTTCTTAAATGATCCAGATGTGTAGCCACAAATTGTATGGTATTCCCGTTTTTTGTCTGAAAACGCGCCACCTGAGCAGCCCTTGGTTCTGAATCGGCCTGATGCGGCAATGCTATATTTTCGGTATAAATCAAGCTGTATTTGGATAATACGGCTTCACCATATTCTCCGCCGTCATAATACATGGCTCTTGCATAAAGAGGCATCATTTGTGTCCTGTAACCAAGTTCCAGCGGCAAATTATACTTCCTGGCACGATTTGTCTTAAAATCTACTTCCTGCATAGCGACCAGGTCAGGATCATATTTCTTGATGACTCCGGCTATCGCCTCCAGATTAAAGTCTCCTTTGGTAGTAGCTCCATGCAAAATATTAAAACTCATCACCTTTAAGGTGTCTGGTTTACTTTGGGCAGAAACGGTTATAACCGTAAGAAATAAAATAATACAAAATAAGTTTTTCATCTTCTTAAAAATTCTAAATATGTATATGCTAATATACAAATAGAGATCAATAAGATAAATATTGAAACTAAAAAAATTACGATTAGTTTCGAATTAAAATGTATTTTGTAACATTTTGCTCGATCATCGAGATTTAATCCCGATCGCATTACCAGGAGCCCCGACACTAGTCCCCGTGAAATTCCTTTGGGATTATTTCACGGGGACTAGTGTCGAAATGCTTTATAGGTTTTTCTTTTAATGCCTGGTGTGCTTGTTCGTTCCGGGGCAGTTAACTATACCAGTTCTTCTATCTGAGCCATGATCTTAGCTGCCAGGTTATCTGCTTCGTCTTGCGATTTAGCTTCGGTATATATCCTGATGATCGGCTCTGTATTCGATTTACGTAAATGCACCCAGTTTTCGGGAAAATCAATTTTAACACCATCTGCCGTCGATATATTTTCAGCTGCATACCTGTTTTCCATAGCCTTCAGAATAGCATCAACATCGATTTCAGGAGTAAGTTGAATTTTCTTTTTGC of the Zhouia spongiae genome contains:
- a CDS encoding dicarboxylate/amino acid:cation symporter, whose translation is MKKIALHWQILLGMLFGVLFALLMIRFDWGPDFVTDWVKPFGDIFINALKLIAVPLILASLIKGVSDLKDISKLSKMGGRTIGTYIVTTVIAVSIGLTVVNIIQPGKTIKEETRNELMENYSGDASSKIADAEKQKDAGPLQALEDLVPSNIFNAASDNGNMLQVIFFAIFFGIGLILIPEETARPVKAFFDGFNEVILKLIDLIMLAAPYGVFALLAALVVEAPSADLFKALGMYGVTVLLGLVLMIGVYILIVWFFTKKTPRFFINGISPAQLLAFSTSSSAATLPVTMERVEEHLGVEEEVTSFVLPIGATINMDGTSLYQAVAAVFIAQAFGMNLDFATQIGIIATATLASIGSAAVPGAGMVMLVIVLAQAGIPEAGLALIFAVDRPLDMCRTTVNVTGDAAVSMIVAKSVDKLGEPHVREWNDSYKKE
- the aroC gene encoding chorismate synthase, giving the protein MAGNSFGNLFKVTTFGESHGEALGGVIDGCPAGVEIDLEAVQRDLDRRKPGQSAIVTQRKEPDEVRFLSGIFEGKTTGTSIGFMIENTNQKSHDYSHIKDSYRPSHADYVYDQKYGFRDYRGGGRSSARETACRVVAGAIAKQVLKDIQFQAYVSSVGAIELNKSYEDLHLEVAETNIVRCPDAQKASEMETYIKQIRKEGDTVGGIVSCVIKNVPVGLGEPVFDRLHAELGKAMLSINAVKGFEYGSGFKGSKMKGSDHNDKFNTDGTTQTNFSGGIQGGISNGMDIYFNVAFKPVATLIQEYETIDKEGNIVKMQGKGRHDPCVVPRAVPIVEAMAALVLADYYLLNRASKL
- a CDS encoding UDP-2,3-diacylglucosamine diphosphatase is translated as MRKRKVEIVVISDIHLGTYGCHAGELLSYLNSVNPKKLILNGDIIDIWQFRKRFFPKTHLQVIKKIIDLSTKGTEVYYITGNHDEMLRKFSDVSMGNIHILDKLILNLDGKKAWIFHGDIFDASIQHTKWIAKLGGWGYDFLILFNRFINRILVGLGKEKYSLSKKIKNSVKKAIKYIGDFEKAAADLAIENGYKYVICGHIHQPQMIRKTNKHGTCLYLNSGDWIENLTALEYHNKRWELYHFSQDKLSPFYSDEDLKSLNYKELLAAITITGKK
- a CDS encoding glycoside hydrolase family 16 protein, with protein sequence MKKYLSVLSICLLMGCKSTDTSIGKNGKWKLIWQDDFNEEGVLDDTKWTKIKRGKADWANYMTDYDDCYKIENGNLHLMGIVKPEFNKDTVPYLTGGVETKAKFSFQYGKIEIRAKLESAQGAWPAIWMLADKPKYGAYPKNGEIDIMEHLNYEDKIYQTVHSYYTLVLKEKENPPYYATAKADTEQFNVYGLEWYPDKLVFTLNGEPTFEYPKLKDADATQWPFDQPFYLMIDMQLEGSWVGKANPEDLPVQMIVDWVKVYQ
- a CDS encoding FAD-binding and (Fe-S)-binding domain-containing protein, which gives rise to MITKIKLDTLVKKLHGELHFDALHKAIYATDASVYRELPIAVSFPKDIYDLKLLIDFSVTENTSLIPRTAGTSLAGQCVGSGIIVDVSRHFTKIISLDEANKTVTVEPGVIRDELNQYLKSYGLFFGPNTSTANRCMIGGMVGNNSSGTTSIRYGVTRDKVLELEILLSDGSEVVFRALTANEFKEKLELESLEGAIYRSVYELLKNPENQQQIRDEFPKPDIHRRNTGYAVDELLKLLPFNENGGKFNMCSLLTGSEGTLAITTKIKLQLDELPPKHNVIVAAHFKSVSDACKAVVPVMEHRLYTCEMMDKIILDCTKNNKSQAPNRFFIEGDPQAVLMLELADNDPELLEKQRLSLIETLENTGISYAHPSLYSDGIGKAMELRKAGLGLLGNIVGDQKAVACIEDTAVAIRDLSDYIDEFDTIMQKHDQKAVYYAHAGAGELHLRPILDLKTSEGVALFRAITTDVARLVKKYKGSMSGEHGDGRVRSEFIKLMIGEGNYLLLKQIKEVFDPNNIFNPGKIVDYVAMDESLRYTKDRKEPEISTYMDFSDSEGILRAAEKCNGSGDCRKTHHSNGAMCPSYHATKDEKDTTRARANALREFLTNSEELNRFNHHELKEVFDLCLSCKACSSECPSNVDIASLKAEFLHQYQSVNGTSLRNKAFAFNTRLSKLGSLFPFMVNNPVSQKILKKILGIAPDRSLPKISSFNFSKYNKSTLNQYNVYGKVILYIDEFTQYSDTGLGKDAIDLLTALGYHVELFYGESGRTFISKGFLSQAKKLAKINVDRLKDLISDDCPVLGLEPSAVLSFRDEYLRLLPGDEAALFVSKNAFLIEEFISREIENGNIDGTKFTKEYKEIKIHGHCHQKALSNQKVTFDALNLPENYNVSIINSGCCGMAGSFGYEKEHYEVSMKVGSQRLFPAIKKSSSETIIAANGTSCRHQIYDGTKRIAKHPVSILKEALV
- a CDS encoding TlpA disulfide reductase family protein, with translation MKKLAFLILAVVITACNGVEKNTYNVTVDAASVKDSTNVYLQKAEGNTPPQIIDTLQVIDGKITFSGKAETPSVHVLAIEGTRGAIPFIAEEGNINIIAYKDSLNASVVSGTSSNDDFTKFLQGTKEMAKKVAVLRQEFNTARQQNDTISMKTLQEAFADIQEENKEYELNFIKENPNSFISLLVMERVLQSGAHGPEVLSPIFDTFAENLKQMEQGQKISEKLTELNKLSVGAIAPDFTAPTVEGDSLTLSKTKGKVTLIDFWAAWCKPCRAENPNVVALYNDYHDKGLNIIGVSLDRKEEDWIKAIEDDGLTWNHVSNLKFWQDPVAQLYNIRSIPATYLIDAEGKIIAKNLRGEALRTKVAELLD
- a CDS encoding SIMPL domain-containing protein; this translates as MKKAILILVAMTTMSLQAQENKQISPSVSVTGEGVVTVAPDQVLINVRVEHEGNSASEVKQKNDKAINEVFSFLKKMKIDEKDVKTEYLNLRKNYDYQTKEYKYVANQSVSILLKDLRKYEALSQGLVNSGVNRIDGVEFKSSKIDQYKSEARVKAVVNAKQKAKEYAEALGQQTGKAIYINETSVGMPPMPVYRMKATDFNESAGGPGQTISVGEMEIKVNVSVVFELK
- a CDS encoding rhomboid family intramembrane serine protease; its protein translation is MNLATLIVIAANVIISMKGFNDFSFFERYKFHVGSIRRGEQIRMLTSGFLHVDWTHLFFNMFTLYFFAPVVIIYFGSVKFLLVYVISLIAGNLLALFFHKDEYHYSAVGASGAVTGVLYAAILLQPDMRLGLMFIPIPIPAYIFGILYLLYSIYGMRNRVGNIGHTAHFGGAVGGYAATLIFYPNLLFTDTLMVVLLAAPIVILFVLEKTKKI